In a genomic window of Sutcliffiella sp. FSL R7-0096:
- a CDS encoding pilus assembly protein PilO, which yields MMIELEKKHYILLSSCVLLIVLGIAGFYYLSYAPKEARAQQLHDEKKIEEQLIQVLEQQEETANAIGNTTVELQRKIPVTPYLEQLILEMEKAEVLSNSRIVSMTFGEGEFIPAGTTLEEYETMHEDEGETVQEEAYLPEGLKKVTVNLSVESEVYEDLTTFLSSLESLTRITQVESVSFTGLPEVTSTEQELESLTYSVTLSAFYLPELDDLVEDLPPLSVPEPSNRTNPFIDTN from the coding sequence ATGATGATTGAACTGGAAAAGAAACATTACATCTTGTTAAGCTCTTGTGTTCTCCTGATCGTATTGGGTATCGCCGGTTTCTACTATTTGTCTTATGCACCAAAGGAAGCAAGAGCACAACAGTTGCATGACGAGAAAAAAATAGAAGAGCAGCTTATCCAAGTGTTGGAGCAACAGGAGGAAACGGCTAACGCAATCGGCAATACAACGGTTGAGCTTCAACGTAAGATTCCTGTCACCCCTTATTTGGAGCAGCTTATTTTGGAAATGGAAAAGGCAGAAGTCCTATCAAATAGTAGAATCGTAAGCATGACTTTCGGTGAGGGTGAGTTCATTCCTGCCGGTACAACCTTGGAAGAATATGAAACGATGCATGAAGACGAAGGGGAAACAGTCCAGGAGGAAGCGTATTTACCAGAAGGACTGAAAAAAGTCACAGTTAATCTATCCGTTGAATCGGAAGTATATGAAGATTTGACCACCTTTCTTTCTTCCCTGGAGAGTTTGACGCGGATAACGCAGGTGGAATCCGTAAGCTTCACCGGTCTACCTGAAGTGACTTCGACCGAACAGGAATTGGAATCTCTTACTTACTCCGTAACTCTTTCAGCATTTTACCTTCCTGAACTTGATGATCTGGTGGAAGACCTACCTCCTTTATCTGTTCCGGAACCAAGTAATCGAACAAATCCATTTATCGACACCAATTAA